A single window of Malus sylvestris chromosome 5, drMalSylv7.2, whole genome shotgun sequence DNA harbors:
- the LOC126620927 gene encoding TPD1 protein homolog 1-like produces the protein MTDKICIKLLDADEGGDGGPGGDMNRIGTSCSKDDILIFQGQTAPLPNGIPTYTVQILNACVSGCSISDIHVRCGWFSSARLVNPRVFRRNDYDDCLVNDGEALGPGETLSFQYANSFRYPLSISSVVCC, from the coding sequence ATGACAGataaaatttgcataaaattaCTTGATGCAGATGAGGGTGGTGATGGAGGACCAGGAGGAGACATGAATCGTATCGGCACGTCATGCTCAAAGGACGACATATTAATATTCCAAGGCCAAACAGCTCCACTTCCTAATGGAATTCCAACCTACACGGTTCAGATTCTCAACGCCTGCGTTTCAGGTTGCAGCATATCCGACATTCACGTCAGATGTGGATGGTTTAGCTCCGCCCGCCTGGTGAATCCCAGAGTGTTCAGGCGCAATGACTACGATGACTGCCTGGTCAATGATGGTGAGGCTCTTGGCCCCGGAGAAACCCTATCTTTCCAGTATGCCAACAGTTTCCGTTACCCTTTATCCATTTCATCTGTAGTTTGCTGCTGA
- the LOC126620922 gene encoding uncharacterized protein LOC126620922 codes for MKMSTLSSQFHLLKYPVKYPSYPSSNPNSFLIPISLPKHPQHPTILSSLPSEATSNSPPPTRASAAKSKLYSVTLVRKESVNDTSTPINYSGNNASRFWIMGAVSVGVMVALMAMDEQKAMALGPEGPLMEEFWDNVRRYGLYALTVSTGALYATFAPLYELLKNPISAILVLVILGGGIFIFSQVLYAMVGVSDFSYDYGYINPWIPSM; via the coding sequence ATGAAAATGTCTACACTGAGCTCCCAATTCCACCTCCTAAAATACCCCGTCAAATATCCTTCATATCCATCCTCAAACCCTAACTCATTTCTCATCCCCATCTCCCTACCAAAACACCCTCAACATCCAACCATATTATCATCTCTCCCTTCTGAAGCCACAAGCAATAGTCCTCCACCAACAAGAGCATCCGCTGCAAAATCCAAGTTATATAGTGTAACGCTCGTCCGGAAAGAGTCTGTCAACGATACTTCCACCCCAATAAACTACAGCGGAAACAACGCGtcaaggttttggataatgggAGCTGTTTCCGTAGGAGTTATGGTGGCGCTGATGGCGATGGACGAGCAGAAGGCAATGGCGTTGGGCCCCGAAGGGCCACTGATGGAAGAGTTTTGGGACAATGTACGGAGATATGGACTGTATGCTCTTACGGTGAGTACAGGTGCTCTGTATGCGACCTTCGCGCCTCTATACGAGTTGTTGAAGAACCCTATCTCTGCAATACTCGTTTTGGTAATATTAGGGGGAGGTATTTTCATCTTCTCCCAAGTGCTTTATGCCATGGTTGGTGTCTCAGATTTTAGTTATGATTATGGATATATCAATCCATGGATTCCTTCCATGTAA
- the LOC126621555 gene encoding protein ALP1-like isoform X1 — MQFIYVFPGWEGSASDSRVLHDAISRPNGFKVPAGYYYLVDGGYTNGEGFLAPYRGIPYHLSEWEGRTPSNKEEYFNMKHSKARNVIERCFGLLKGRWSILRSPSFYPIRTQGRIITACCLLHNLIRQEMSVDPMENLPIIEDGQNTEEG, encoded by the exons atgcagttcatatatgtgtttccggggtgggagggttccgcatcagactctagagtgctacatgatgcaattagtaggcctaatggttttaaggtaccagcgg gttattattaccttgtagatggtggttatacaaatggtgaaggattccttgcaccctatagaggaataccttatcatttatctgaatgggagggacgaacaccttctaataaggaagaatattttaacatgaagcattctaaggcaaggaatgtaattgaacgctgttttggcttgctaaaaggaaggtggtcgatactaaggagtccatctttctatccgataaggacacaaggtcgaataattaccgcttgttgcctactacacaatcttattaggcaagagatgtctgtagatccaatggagaatttgccaataatagaagatggacaaaatacagaagaaggtTAA
- the LOC126621555 gene encoding protein ALP1-like isoform X2, which translates to MQFIYVFPGWEGSASDSRVLHDAISRPNGFKVPADGGYTNGEGFLAPYRGIPYHLSEWEGRTPSNKEEYFNMKHSKARNVIERCFGLLKGRWSILRSPSFYPIRTQGRIITACCLLHNLIRQEMSVDPMENLPIIEDGQNTEEG; encoded by the exons atgcagttcatatatgtgtttccggggtgggagggttccgcatcagactctagagtgctacatgatgcaattagtaggcctaatggttttaaggtaccagcgg atggtggttatacaaatggtgaaggattccttgcaccctatagaggaataccttatcatttatctgaatgggagggacgaacaccttctaataaggaagaatattttaacatgaagcattctaaggcaaggaatgtaattgaacgctgttttggcttgctaaaaggaaggtggtcgatactaaggagtccatctttctatccgataaggacacaaggtcgaataattaccgcttgttgcctactacacaatcttattaggcaagagatgtctgtagatccaatggagaatttgccaataatagaagatggacaaaatacagaagaaggtTAA
- the LOC126621053 gene encoding two-pore potassium channel 1-like, with amino-acid sequence MASDFSDDVKQTLLSEKKDNSQHNNETNAVQRRRNRPYSISTSPCPSFKNRLQQNEVVSQYPADCDPVYVKPQFSLRQVVLLLIAYIGGGTFCFFLMRHQIKGKKTNAILDSMYLCVVTMSTVGYGDLVPNSMLAKLVACVYVFTGMALVGIILGKAADYLVEKQEILLVRAIHFREKVGPPELLKEVETEKVKFKCISVGILLLILIIVGTVFLCLVENLEVMDAFYCVCSTITTLGYGDESFSTGAGRIFAVFWILSSTICLAQFFLYLAELCTERRQRSLVKWALTRRLTPSDLEEADLDYDKVVSAAEFIVYKLKEMGKISQEDIGLLMETFKKLDIDHSGTLTTSDLISMSSQPTT; translated from the exons ATGGCTAGTGATTTTAGCGATGATGTTAAACAAACCTTACTTTCTGAAAAGAAAGATAATTCTCAACACAATAATGAAACGAATGCCGTCCAGAGAAGAAGAAATCGCCCATACAGCATTAGCACTAGTCCATGTCCATCATTCAAGAACCGCCTACAACAAAACGAAGTGGTATCTCAATATCCTGCAGATTGTGATCCAGTCTATGTAAAACCACAATTCAGTCTAAGGCAAGTAGTCTTGTTGTTGATTGCATACATTGGTGGAGGCACATTTTGCTTTTTCCTGATGAGGCATCAGATAAAGGGTAAGAAAACGAATGCAATTCTGGACTCCATGTACTTGTGTGTAGTCACAATGAGCACTGTGGGCTACGGGGACCTTGTGCCAAATAGCATGTTGGCAAAGCTAGTTGCTTGCGTTTATGTGTTCACCGGCATGGCCCTTGTTGGCATAATTCTTGGCAAGGCAGCAGATTACCTTGTAGAGAAACAGGAAATCCTTTTGGTTAGAGCCATACATTTTCGAGAAAAAGTTGGGCCACCGGAGCTTCTTAAGGAGGTTGAGACCGAAAAAGTTAAATTCAAATGTATTTCTGTCGGAATCCTTCTTTTGATTCTTATTATAGTAGGAACTGTCTTCTTATGTCTAGTTGAGaatctggaagttatggatgcTTTCTATTGCGTTTGTTCCACTATTACTACACTAGGCTATGGGGACGAGAGCTTCTCAACGGGAGCTGGTCGTATTTTCGCTGTTTTTTGGATACTGAGCAGCACCATTTGTTTAGCACAGTTCTTTCTCTACCTTGCTGAACTATGCACTGAAAGAAGGCAAAGATCACTTGTGAAGTGGGCTCTTACGCGGAGATTAACACCCTCGGATCTTGAGGAAGCAGATCTTGATTATGATAAAGTAGTTAG TGCGGCAGAGTTTATCGTATATAAGCTAAAGGAGATGGGGAAGATCAGCCAGGAAGATATTGGACTGCTGATGGAAACGTTCAAGAAACTTGACATTGATCATTCAGGAACTTTGACGACATCTGATTTAATATCAATGTCATCTCAACCAACAACTTAA
- the LOC126620929 gene encoding uncharacterized protein LOC126620929 has translation MDYVAGYALALDMTAREIQASAKIKSTEIRKRKRAKESNGDSRKMVQVSVGGENQTIEWAIRLTVALNIAKALDHCSSECRPLYHDLNAYMDLFDKSWLHFSPVTL, from the exons ATGGATTACGTTGCGg GTTATGCACTTGCTTTGGATATGACTGCCAGAGAAATTCAAGCTTCTGCTAAG ATAAAATCTACAGAgattagaaagagaaagagggcAAAGGAAAGCAATGGTGACTCTCGGAAGATGGTTCAAGTCTCTGTTGGAG GGGAGAATCAGACCATTGAGTGGGCTATACGACTAACAGTTGCTCTGAACATTGCCAAAGCATTAGATCACTGCAGCAGCGAATGCCGCCCATTGTACCATGACTTAAATGCATATATGGATCTCTTTGATAAG AGTTGGCTTCATTTCAGTCCAGTAACTCTCTAA
- the LOC126620926 gene encoding uncharacterized protein LOC126620926, whose amino-acid sequence MSYFTVVCLIELQFLPYAHEVIPQGYSEQRVLKEGVFEDLSLANKQLRFVLRFLMVCLLLNRREMVRQLLNRLRVLVDECKRTFQPWVMKRETVIGKKNCHQILTQVGQRNLFVPSKLFSKINYELYVEHGECSVIISFRSFNFLGNFQI is encoded by the exons ATGAGTTACTTTACAGTGGTCTGTCTCATTGAGTTGCAGTTTCTTCCTTATGCACACGAGGTAATTCCACAAGGTTATTCTGAGCAGAGAGTACTCAAGGAGGGCGTGTTTGAGGACCTGAGCTTGGCCAACAAGCAGCTCCGGTTTGTTTTGAGATTTTTAATGGTGTGCTTGCTCTTGAATCGGCGAGAGATGGTCCGGCAGCTGCTCAATCGGCTCAGAGTCTTGGTTGATGAGTGCAAGAGGACCTTCCAG CCATGGGTAATGAAAAGGGAAACAGTTATTGGGAAAAAGAATTGCCACCAAATTTTGACACAAGTGGGACAGAGGAATTTATTCGTGCCAAGTAAGttattttctaaaattaatTATGAGCTTTATGTGGAACATGGAGAATGTTCAGTTATTATTTCCTTCCGCTCTTTTAACTTTCTTGGGAACTTTCAGATATGA